The proteins below are encoded in one region of Caulobacter henricii:
- a CDS encoding low temperature requirement protein A: MDSPEDLTDEELLAMLTPRQLAELDRTIGETFADGGVDRAEALMALAQVYAMRAAQRDETSALALLQLAAAMRRRAEAMSGGRR, from the coding sequence ATGGACTCGCCTGAAGATCTGACCGACGAAGAGCTGCTGGCCATGCTCACACCACGCCAGTTGGCGGAACTCGACCGCACGATCGGCGAGACCTTTGCTGATGGTGGGGTTGACCGCGCTGAGGCGCTGATGGCCCTGGCCCAGGTCTATGCCATGCGGGCGGCGCAGCGGGACGAGACCTCTGCCCTGGCGCTGTTGCAATTGGCCGCAGCGATGCGACGCCGGGCAGAAGCCATGTCGGGTGGGCGGCGCTGA
- a CDS encoding multidrug effflux MFS transporter, which translates to MTVASPPAATPWRLVFLLGALTAFAPMSIDMYLSSLPAIGQSLKAGPDQTQATLAAFFAGMAIGQFIYGPASDRLGRRGPILFGVSVYVLASIVCALAPNIETLVTARFVQALGGCAGAVVARAVVRDRFSHADTARVLSLMTLIMGLAPVLAPQLGGLIQLVAGWRAVFWVLAIFGLAIGVWVALGLSESRSAETEAQARSENPLKAFAALLRMPRLVGYGLAGTLNGAVLFTYISGAPEVIMTTYGHTPVAFNIIFAFNAVGIIGASQVNRLLLRRTTPDRVLMRASIASVVFALLLVSAAWSGLGGQWTVLPLLFMALSTYGLMAGNTMAGALSVDPNRAGSTSALMGSASFGSGAIAAWISGLLHDGTARPMATIMVACLIGSSLAIFLVALPKGGAKSEA; encoded by the coding sequence ATGACCGTCGCCAGTCCCCCCGCCGCAACGCCCTGGAGATTGGTCTTCCTCCTGGGTGCCCTGACGGCCTTCGCGCCGATGTCGATCGACATGTACCTGTCCAGTCTGCCGGCGATCGGGCAGTCTCTAAAGGCCGGGCCCGATCAGACCCAGGCGACTCTGGCGGCCTTTTTTGCCGGCATGGCGATCGGCCAGTTCATTTATGGTCCGGCGTCGGATCGGCTGGGGCGACGCGGCCCGATCCTCTTCGGGGTGTCGGTCTATGTGCTTGCATCGATCGTGTGCGCCCTGGCACCCAACATCGAGACCCTGGTCACGGCGCGCTTTGTGCAGGCGCTTGGCGGATGCGCGGGGGCTGTCGTGGCGCGTGCCGTCGTACGCGATCGGTTCAGCCATGCCGATACGGCTCGCGTTTTGTCCTTGATGACCCTGATCATGGGCCTGGCACCCGTTCTCGCGCCGCAGTTGGGCGGCCTGATCCAGTTGGTCGCGGGTTGGCGCGCCGTGTTCTGGGTCCTGGCGATATTCGGCCTCGCGATCGGCGTGTGGGTCGCGCTGGGTCTGAGCGAGTCGCGGTCGGCCGAGACCGAAGCCCAGGCCCGTTCGGAGAATCCGCTCAAGGCTTTTGCCGCACTCCTGCGGATGCCCCGCCTGGTGGGTTATGGACTCGCCGGCACGCTGAATGGTGCGGTCCTGTTCACCTATATCTCCGGCGCACCGGAGGTGATCATGACGACCTATGGCCATACGCCTGTGGCCTTCAACATCATCTTCGCCTTCAATGCCGTGGGCATCATCGGTGCCAGTCAGGTCAACCGGTTGCTTCTGCGGCGCACGACGCCGGATCGGGTGCTGATGCGCGCCAGTATCGCGTCAGTCGTCTTTGCCCTTCTATTGGTCTCTGCAGCCTGGTCAGGACTCGGCGGGCAGTGGACGGTCCTGCCCTTGCTGTTCATGGCGTTGTCGACCTATGGCCTCATGGCCGGCAACACCATGGCCGGCGCGCTCAGCGTTGATCCCAACCGGGCGGGTTCAACCTCAGCCCTGATGGGCTCGGCCTCCTTCGGGTCCGGTGCCATCGCCGCCTGGATCAGCGGCCTTCTGCATGACGGCAC
- the rodA gene encoding rod shape-determining protein RodA — protein sequence MTLSGGLSRPGERDRPIIKFMEIDWTFCLALCLIAGAGALMLFSIAGASWEPWAAKHLVRFGLYFVMMVILAMIDLRLWFMIAYPVYVVGLILLVAVELVGDTSLGATRWLSIGGFRFQPSEIMKIGLVLALARYYHGLSADSARLSWRLLIPAFMIGAPVLLVAHQPDLGTAILIAATGLSIVVLAGLSWRVIVAGVVALLAAIPPFIIFVLHDYQRNRILTFMNPEADPSGNGYHIMQSKIALGSGGLMGKGFGLGSQSQLNFLPEKQTDFIFATLAEEFGFLGCFSVLFLYGAVIFMALRIASISHSHFGRLAAAGTTATFALYVLINGAMVMGLAPVVGVPMPMLSYGGTVMLTVMIGFGLVQAVRVHRYTEVTSGKGSLM from the coding sequence ATGACCCTCAGCGGCGGCCTCAGCCGGCCCGGCGAACGCGACCGGCCGATCATCAAGTTCATGGAGATCGACTGGACCTTCTGCCTTGCGCTGTGCCTGATCGCGGGCGCGGGAGCCCTGATGCTCTTCTCGATCGCTGGCGCATCCTGGGAGCCCTGGGCTGCCAAGCACCTGGTCCGGTTCGGCCTCTATTTCGTTATGATGGTCATTCTGGCCATGATCGACCTCCGCCTGTGGTTCATGATCGCCTACCCGGTCTATGTGGTAGGCTTGATCCTTCTGGTCGCGGTCGAGTTGGTCGGCGACACGTCCCTGGGTGCCACGCGCTGGCTCTCGATCGGTGGCTTCCGGTTCCAGCCCTCGGAAATCATGAAGATCGGGCTCGTCCTGGCCCTGGCGCGCTACTATCACGGCCTGTCCGCCGACAGCGCCCGGCTGTCATGGCGGCTGCTGATTCCGGCCTTCATGATCGGCGCGCCCGTACTCCTGGTCGCCCATCAGCCGGATCTCGGCACCGCGATTCTGATCGCCGCCACCGGCTTGTCCATCGTGGTCCTGGCCGGCCTGTCTTGGCGGGTCATCGTGGCGGGAGTCGTGGCGCTCCTCGCCGCCATCCCGCCGTTCATCATATTCGTGCTGCACGACTATCAGCGTAACCGCATCCTGACCTTCATGAACCCCGAGGCTGACCCGTCGGGTAACGGCTATCACATCATGCAATCCAAGATCGCGCTCGGTTCAGGCGGTTTGATGGGCAAGGGCTTTGGCCTGGGGTCGCAGAGCCAGCTGAATTTCCTGCCCGAGAAGCAGACCGACTTCATCTTCGCCACCCTGGCCGAGGAGTTCGGGTTCCTGGGCTGCTTCAGCGTGCTGTTCCTGTATGGCGCGGTGATCTTCATGGCGCTGCGGATTGCCTCGATCAGCCATAGTCACTTCGGCAGACTGGCGGCTGCCGGGACCACGGCGACCTTTGCACTCTATGTGCTGATCAACGGGGCCATGGTCATGGGCCTGGCACCGGTCGTGGGCGTGCCCATGCCGATGCTGTCCTACGGCGGTACCGTGATGCTGACGGTCATGATCGGCTTTGGCCTGGTCCAGGCCGTCCGGGTTCACCGCTATACCGAGGTCACCAGTGGCAAGGGTTCGCTGATGTAG
- the mrdA gene encoding penicillin-binding protein 2 has protein sequence MSEPSILFFEVNERQGVFHRRAFLMGGLAGVGLLALGGRLAQLQLIEAQRYQKLSAGNQFNYRLMPPPRGLILDRNGTPLASNRPNFRLMVIKDKGMDVEATLDDLSKLVPIDGSRRARLIKDIKRAPRKAPVAIMEDMSWEEFSRVNIRAPELPNVTADMGEVRVYPFGGAFAHVIGYVAKVSDRDLLAAEKDPTQDQDLLHHPGFRIGKQGVEKAFDTELRGRAGATKAEVDAQGRVVRLDPEGDIRPTPGKEIRLTLDADIQNRALEVMGEESGAIVVMDIRNGDLLCMASAPSFDANRFVRGLSGPEYKALSEYERKPLLDKSMTGTYPPGSTFKPTVALAALSAGVNPEVRVNCSGGWYYGGRTWRCWEKRGHGAQNMHDAIKNSCDIYFYQTALRIGPDAIAKAARAVGFGEIFDIGIPGQRRGIVPDRAWKKKAFKDPRNQIWFPGESPSYGIGQGALNVNALQLAVMTARLANGKKALVPRLIKSVGGVEQPSGAAVPDLPFSAEHLDYVREGMAAVSAAGGTAYANSQLGLGDIQMAGKTGTAQVRSFDKGVSRNSKDVRWRLKDHNLFVAFAPYDEPRYAVSVIIEHGGLGGGTAGAPRAREVMRVALLKDPEIRARIEKPMPMPDAPPEAAIEGAAPEDPVIGAPPPVAPQGPHI, from the coding sequence ATGAGCGAACCGTCAATCCTGTTCTTCGAGGTCAATGAACGTCAGGGGGTCTTCCACCGGCGCGCTTTTCTGATGGGCGGACTGGCGGGTGTGGGCCTGCTGGCCCTAGGCGGGCGCTTGGCCCAACTCCAGTTGATCGAGGCCCAGCGCTATCAGAAGCTGTCGGCCGGAAACCAGTTCAATTATCGGCTCATGCCGCCGCCGCGTGGCCTGATCCTCGACCGCAACGGCACGCCCCTGGCCTCCAACCGCCCGAATTTCCGGCTGATGGTGATCAAGGACAAGGGGATGGATGTCGAGGCAACCCTCGACGACCTGTCGAAGCTGGTCCCGATTGACGGATCGCGGCGGGCGCGCCTGATCAAGGATATCAAACGCGCGCCTCGCAAGGCACCGGTCGCCATCATGGAGGACATGAGCTGGGAGGAGTTCTCCCGGGTCAATATCCGTGCCCCCGAACTGCCCAATGTCACGGCCGACATGGGCGAGGTACGGGTCTATCCATTCGGCGGAGCCTTCGCCCATGTGATTGGCTATGTCGCCAAGGTCTCGGATCGTGACCTGTTGGCTGCCGAAAAGGATCCGACCCAGGATCAGGACCTGTTGCACCATCCGGGTTTCCGGATCGGCAAGCAGGGCGTGGAAAAGGCCTTCGACACAGAGTTGCGCGGCCGCGCCGGTGCCACCAAGGCCGAGGTTGACGCTCAGGGACGGGTCGTTCGTCTCGACCCGGAGGGCGACATCCGGCCGACACCGGGCAAGGAAATCCGGCTCACGCTCGATGCCGATATCCAGAACCGTGCCCTCGAAGTGATGGGCGAGGAGAGCGGTGCCATCGTGGTGATGGACATCCGCAACGGCGACCTGCTGTGCATGGCCTCGGCCCCCAGCTTCGACGCCAACCGCTTCGTGCGCGGTCTGAGCGGGCCGGAATACAAGGCGCTGTCGGAGTACGAGCGCAAGCCGCTGCTGGACAAGTCCATGACCGGCACCTACCCGCCGGGCTCGACCTTCAAGCCGACGGTTGCGCTCGCAGCCCTGTCGGCCGGTGTAAATCCCGAGGTGAGGGTCAACTGCTCCGGTGGCTGGTACTATGGCGGGCGGACCTGGCGGTGCTGGGAGAAGCGCGGCCACGGCGCTCAGAACATGCACGATGCCATCAAGAACTCGTGCGACATCTATTTCTACCAGACGGCCTTGCGCATCGGGCCGGATGCGATCGCCAAGGCCGCGAGGGCTGTGGGTTTTGGTGAGATCTTCGACATCGGCATTCCGGGACAAAGGCGCGGAATCGTGCCGGACCGGGCCTGGAAGAAGAAGGCCTTCAAGGACCCGCGCAACCAGATCTGGTTCCCGGGCGAGTCCCCAAGCTACGGCATCGGGCAGGGGGCCCTGAACGTCAATGCCCTGCAGTTGGCGGTGATGACCGCGCGACTGGCCAATGGCAAAAAGGCCCTGGTGCCGCGGCTGATCAAGTCGGTGGGTGGCGTTGAACAGCCCAGCGGCGCGGCCGTGCCGGACCTGCCGTTCTCGGCCGAGCACCTTGACTATGTGCGCGAGGGTATGGCCGCCGTGTCGGCCGCCGGGGGCACGGCCTACGCCAATAGCCAGCTGGGCCTCGGTGACATCCAGATGGCCGGCAAGACCGGTACCGCCCAGGTGCGCAGCTTCGACAAGGGCGTCTCGCGCAACAGCAAGGACGTGCGCTGGCGGCTGAAGGACCACAACCTGTTCGTCGCCTTCGCCCCCTATGACGAACCGCGCTATGCCGTCTCGGTGATCATCGAACACGGCGGTCTGGGCGGGGGCACAGCCGGCGCGCCTCGCGCCCGCGAGGTCATGCGCGTGGCGCTGCTGAAGGATCCGGAGATCCGCGCCCGTATTGAGAAGCCGATGCCCATGCCCGACGCCCCGCCGGAAGCCGCGATCGAGGGCGCGGCACCTGAAGACCCGGTGATCGGGGCACCACCACCCGTCGCACCCCAGGGGCCGCACATATGA
- the mreC gene encoding rod shape-determining protein MreC, translating to MPFREGPLGDLKVPLTWTAAVALIVAAVIAVAFLLADRRETLQDHAYGVTRQTVDTVSKPVSGAIAAPGRWTGLGLDFARSYFFTASENRRLKAELAEMRQWRDRALSLQDSNDRYKSLLGLKTDPPIPMASARVVSDSRGPFANTRLADAGSEKGVLVGNPVLNERGLVGRIVGVSRGASRVLLLTDIASRTPVMIDRTNARAILTGDGGPNPKLEYLRGVDPIQQGDRVVTSGDGGVVPRGLPVGAAVKGLDGRWRVVLFADDAAIDFVRILLFKDFSQLADEKQLQTRSLPPVTTEDPQASILSRPAAPAAKPPVALAPAPAPAVTPRPPAAKPVVAGGQQ from the coding sequence GTGCCCTTTCGCGAAGGTCCCCTTGGCGACCTGAAAGTGCCGCTTACCTGGACCGCGGCCGTGGCGTTGATCGTCGCCGCCGTGATCGCGGTGGCGTTCCTGTTGGCGGACCGGCGCGAGACGCTGCAGGACCATGCCTATGGCGTCACCCGGCAAACGGTCGACACCGTGTCCAAGCCGGTCAGTGGTGCCATTGCTGCGCCTGGCCGCTGGACGGGTCTGGGCCTCGATTTCGCGCGCAGCTACTTCTTTACGGCATCCGAGAACCGCCGGCTGAAGGCCGAACTCGCCGAGATGCGGCAGTGGCGTGACCGGGCCCTGTCCCTGCAGGACAGCAATGATCGCTACAAGTCGCTCCTGGGCCTGAAGACCGATCCGCCGATCCCGATGGCCTCGGCCCGGGTCGTCAGTGATAGCCGGGGCCCCTTCGCCAATACCCGCCTCGCCGACGCCGGCTCGGAGAAGGGCGTGCTGGTCGGCAATCCCGTCTTGAACGAGCGCGGCCTGGTCGGGCGCATCGTCGGCGTCTCACGCGGTGCCAGTCGGGTCCTCCTGCTTACCGACATTGCTTCGCGTACCCCGGTGATGATCGACCGTACCAATGCGCGCGCGATCCTGACGGGCGATGGCGGCCCCAATCCCAAGCTCGAGTATCTTCGCGGGGTCGACCCGATCCAGCAGGGCGACCGGGTTGTGACCTCCGGGGATGGCGGGGTCGTTCCGCGCGGCCTTCCTGTCGGCGCGGCCGTCAAGGGCCTGGATGGTCGCTGGCGCGTGGTGCTGTTCGCCGATGACGCCGCCATCGATTTCGTGCGCATCCTTTTGTTCAAGGACTTCTCGCAACTGGCGGACGAAAAGCAGTTGCAGACCCGAAGTCTTCCACCCGTGACAACGGAAGATCCCCAGGCCTCGATCCTCAGCAGGCCCGCAGCGCCCGCTGCGAAGCCGCCAGTGGCGCTGGCCCCAGCCCCGGCCCCGGCTGTGACGCCAAGGCCGCCGGCTGCAAAGCCCGTTGTGGCTGGAGGCCAGCAATGA
- a CDS encoding DMT family transporter, protein MIWIPITVAAAALQVARNAAQRSVMGGAGPWGATLVRFLFGLPFATLFAGHAWALTPGAQAHVSLWFWLACLAGAAAQMGATAAQLVAMQRSTFALGTALQQSGLPFALVWGALVFGDHISAMAWAGGLVATAGLAALTWPRGAVVLRPGAALSGLGAGALFALSANCFRQASLAFDPGHPVASAFVTVMVVQAIQTVALTSVLALRNPQTLRAVLAAWRQSLGAGFCGAAASGLWFTAMTLSPVGPVRAVGVVEMPIAALAGNRLFAERLTLLQVAAGLVTAVGVVMAALG, encoded by the coding sequence ATGATCTGGATTCCCATCACCGTCGCGGCAGCGGCCCTGCAGGTCGCTCGCAATGCCGCCCAGCGCTCGGTCATGGGCGGGGCAGGGCCCTGGGGCGCGACCCTGGTACGGTTTCTGTTCGGGCTTCCGTTCGCCACCCTATTCGCAGGCCATGCCTGGGCCCTGACCCCAGGGGCCCAGGCCCATGTCTCCTTATGGTTCTGGCTGGCCTGCCTGGCCGGCGCTGCGGCGCAAATGGGGGCCACGGCCGCGCAACTCGTGGCCATGCAGCGCTCGACCTTTGCTCTGGGCACGGCACTTCAGCAAAGCGGCCTGCCGTTTGCTCTTGTCTGGGGGGCCTTGGTGTTTGGAGATCACATCAGCGCCATGGCCTGGGCCGGCGGTCTCGTGGCGACAGCGGGACTTGCGGCTCTCACCTGGCCGAGGGGCGCGGTGGTTCTCAGGCCCGGAGCGGCCCTGTCAGGGCTGGGGGCCGGCGCACTCTTCGCGCTCAGCGCCAACTGTTTTCGCCAGGCCAGCCTGGCCTTCGATCCCGGCCACCCAGTGGCCTCGGCCTTTGTCACCGTGATGGTCGTGCAGGCCATCCAGACCGTTGCACTGACCAGTGTTCTGGCCCTGCGGAATCCTCAAACCCTTCGCGCCGTCCTGGCTGCATGGCGGCAGTCCCTGGGCGCGGGATTTTGCGGTGCTGCGGCGTCGGGCCTGTGGTTTACGGCCATGACCCTTAGCCCGGTCGGGCCAGTCCGGGCCGTCGGCGTCGTGGAAATGCCCATCGCCGCCCTGGCGGGAAACCGGCTCTTCGCCGAGCGCCTGACCCTCTTGCAGGTCGCCGCCGGACTGGTCACGGCGGTTGGCGTCGTGATGGCTGCCTTGGGCTAG
- a CDS encoding O-methyltransferase, whose protein sequence is MSSTPSSVNPGFGDNAGALPEAWREIGARTAALGFDMPSEPNTGAMLGLLAASKPGGSLLELGTGTGLATVCLAAGMSADATLLSVDTDERVQAVARQALARDLRVRFVIADGLDFVRSQAEGSFDLIFADAWPGKYDGLDETLALLAPGGLYVVDDMLLQPNWPDNHQSRVDDLTARLKSHPDLATVSLPWASGLVVSARRS, encoded by the coding sequence ATGAGCTCCACCCCTTCCTCGGTGAACCCCGGGTTTGGCGACAATGCCGGTGCCTTGCCGGAAGCCTGGCGCGAGATTGGCGCCCGCACGGCCGCCCTGGGCTTCGACATGCCCTCCGAGCCCAACACCGGCGCGATGCTGGGTCTACTGGCAGCCTCCAAGCCTGGTGGAAGCCTGCTGGAGTTGGGCACCGGCACGGGGCTGGCCACCGTGTGTCTGGCTGCTGGCATGAGTGCGGATGCCACCCTGCTCAGCGTCGATACGGATGAGCGCGTCCAGGCCGTGGCACGACAGGCCCTGGCCCGGGATCTTCGCGTGCGCTTCGTGATCGCTGACGGATTGGACTTTGTCAGAAGCCAGGCGGAGGGGAGTTTTGACCTGATCTTCGCCGACGCCTGGCCCGGCAAGTATGATGGTTTGGATGAAACCCTGGCGCTGTTGGCGCCGGGCGGCCTCTATGTCGTTGATGACATGCTGCTCCAGCCCAACTGGCCGGACAATCACCAGTCCCGGGTTGACGATCTGACCGCGCGCCTGAAAAGCCATCCAGATCTGGCGACCGTAAGCCTGCCATGGGCTTCCGGCCTGGTCGTCTCGGCGCGGCGGTCATGA
- a CDS encoding rod shape-determining protein, whose protein sequence is MFSSLFGVISNDIAIDLGTANTLIYMKGKGIVLNEPSVVALRNVGGRKIVHAVGIEAKQMLGRTPGHMEAIRPMRDGVIADFEVAEEMIKYFIRKVHNRKGFVNPKVIVCVPSGATAVERRAINDSCLNASARRVGLIDEPMAAAIGAGLPIHEPTGSMVVDIGGGTTEVAVLSLSGIVYSRSVRVGGDKMDEAIISYMRRHHNLLIGETTAERIKKEIGTARAPADGEGLSIDVKGRDLMQGVPREVRISEKQAADALAEPVGQIVEAVKVALEATPPELASDIADKGIMLTGGGALLRGLDAEIRDHTGLPVTVADDPLSCVALGCGKVLEHPKWMKGVLESTLA, encoded by the coding sequence ATGTTTTCTTCCCTCTTCGGCGTGATCTCCAACGACATCGCCATTGACCTCGGCACGGCCAACACCCTCATCTACATGAAGGGCAAGGGCATCGTTCTGAACGAGCCGTCTGTCGTGGCGCTGCGCAATGTCGGTGGTCGCAAGATCGTCCATGCCGTGGGGATTGAAGCCAAGCAGATGCTGGGCCGGACGCCGGGCCACATGGAAGCCATCCGTCCGATGCGTGACGGGGTCATCGCCGACTTCGAAGTCGCCGAAGAGATGATCAAGTACTTCATTCGCAAGGTTCACAACCGCAAGGGTTTCGTGAACCCCAAGGTCATCGTCTGCGTTCCGTCGGGGGCCACCGCCGTCGAGCGTCGCGCGATCAATGACAGCTGCCTCAATGCTTCGGCCCGTCGCGTAGGCCTGATCGATGAGCCCATGGCCGCCGCGATCGGTGCCGGCCTGCCCATCCACGAACCGACCGGTTCGATGGTCGTCGACATCGGCGGCGGCACGACCGAAGTGGCCGTTCTGTCGCTGTCGGGCATCGTCTATTCGCGGTCCGTCCGCGTCGGCGGCGACAAGATGGACGAAGCGATCATCAGCTATATGCGCCGCCACCATAACCTGCTGATCGGCGAAACGACCGCCGAGCGCATCAAGAAGGAAATCGGCACCGCCAGGGCTCCGGCCGACGGCGAGGGCCTTTCGATCGACGTCAAGGGCCGCGACCTGATGCAGGGTGTGCCCCGCGAAGTCCGCATCAGCGAGAAGCAGGCTGCCGACGCTCTGGCCGAGCCGGTCGGGCAGATCGTTGAAGCCGTCAAGGTGGCGCTGGAAGCCACTCCGCCCGAGCTGGCTTCCGACATCGCCGACAAGGGCATCATGTTGACCGGCGGCGGCGCTCTGCTGCGCGGCCTGGATGCCGAGATCCGTGACCATACCGGCCTGCCGGTGACCGTGGCCGACGATCCATTGTCCTGCGTGGCCCTGGGCTGCGGCAAGGTGCTTGAGCATCCGAAGTGGATGAAGGGCGTCTTGGAATCCACCCTGGCCTAG
- the pip gene encoding prolyl aminopeptidase, which yields MDRHASTSVMSSIGRRGLFREVEPYSFGWMPTGGPHEIYYEECGNPRGKPCVILHGGPGGAVNPTMRRFFDPAKWRMALFDQRGCGRSRPNASLEDNTTWSLIEDIERLREHLGVEKWTVFGGSWGSTLALAYAIKHPDRVEGLVLRGIFLLTEKELRWFYQDGASMLFPDAWERFLAPIPEDERGDLMSAYHRRLVAPDRRVQLEAAAAWSQWEGDTISLRGPEARPPKFNEEDFAIAFARIECHFFTNRGFFEQDGWILKNIDKIRHIPGWIVQGRFDVVTPLDSAWSLHKAWPQARFDIIWDAGHASTEPGIIDGLVRATEAALVS from the coding sequence ATGGATCGTCACGCCTCCACCTCCGTCATGTCCTCCATCGGCCGGCGCGGCCTGTTTCGCGAGGTCGAGCCCTATTCGTTTGGCTGGATGCCGACCGGAGGTCCGCACGAGATCTACTACGAGGAATGCGGCAACCCGCGCGGCAAGCCCTGCGTGATCCTGCACGGCGGCCCGGGCGGGGCGGTCAATCCGACCATGCGGCGGTTCTTCGACCCGGCCAAATGGCGCATGGCCCTGTTCGATCAGCGCGGCTGCGGCCGCTCTCGCCCCAATGCCAGCCTCGAGGACAACACCACCTGGAGCCTGATCGAGGACATCGAACGGCTTCGAGAACATCTCGGCGTCGAGAAGTGGACGGTGTTCGGCGGCTCATGGGGTTCGACCCTGGCCCTGGCCTATGCCATCAAGCATCCCGACCGGGTCGAGGGCTTGGTGCTGCGCGGCATCTTCCTGCTGACTGAGAAGGAACTGCGCTGGTTCTATCAGGATGGGGCCTCGATGCTGTTCCCGGATGCCTGGGAGCGGTTCCTCGCCCCTATCCCGGAAGACGAGCGCGGCGACCTGATGAGCGCCTATCACAGACGGCTTGTGGCCCCTGATCGTCGCGTGCAGCTGGAGGCCGCCGCTGCCTGGAGCCAGTGGGAGGGCGACACCATTTCGCTTCGTGGCCCCGAGGCGCGTCCGCCAAAATTCAATGAAGAAGACTTCGCCATCGCCTTCGCCCGGATCGAATGCCACTTCTTCACCAACCGGGGCTTCTTCGAGCAGGATGGCTGGATCCTGAAGAACATCGACAAGATCCGACATATTCCGGGATGGATCGTGCAAGGTCGGTTTGACGTTGTGACGCCGCTGGATAGCGCCTGGAGCCTGCACAAGGCCTGGCCCCAGGCCCGTTTCGACATCATCTGGGACGCTGGCCACGCCTCCACTGAACCCGGAATCATCGACGGCCTGGTCCGAGCCACCGAGGCGGCCCTGGTCTCGTAG
- a CDS encoding alpha/beta fold hydrolase: MPAPSFATVNGIRMAYYEAGPRQGVPIVLCHGFPEFSYSWRHQIAALAAAGRWVIAPDQRGYGLTECPEAVEAYDIEHLTGDLVGLIDHLGVDKAVFCGHDWGGIIVWAMPLLHPDRCAGIIGLNTPFTPRLPLDPIEMYRRAYGDDMYIVHFQKPGIADAQLAADPEKTIRYFMRLPGDSVEAFEARPAEKRSLALQEGLVRYNWRTDPNQVLRPEEAAVFTEAFTRTGFTGGINWYRNFTRNWERSEHLPRRIDGLPCLMIMAEHDVVLPPSLCDRMGEQIEDLEKVLIKGSGHWTQQEKPAEVNAAIGAWLARRFPA, encoded by the coding sequence ATGCCCGCCCCATCCTTCGCGACCGTCAACGGTATCCGGATGGCCTATTACGAGGCTGGACCAAGACAGGGGGTGCCGATCGTCCTGTGCCATGGCTTCCCGGAGTTTTCCTACTCCTGGCGACACCAGATCGCCGCCCTGGCCGCAGCGGGCCGCTGGGTGATCGCGCCCGATCAGCGCGGCTATGGTCTGACCGAGTGTCCAGAGGCGGTTGAGGCCTATGACATTGAGCATCTAACAGGCGACCTGGTCGGCCTGATCGATCATCTGGGCGTCGATAAGGCCGTGTTCTGTGGCCACGACTGGGGCGGAATTATTGTCTGGGCCATGCCGCTGCTGCATCCCGACCGCTGCGCCGGGATCATCGGGCTGAACACCCCGTTTACCCCCCGCCTGCCACTGGATCCGATCGAGATGTACCGCCGCGCCTATGGCGACGACATGTACATCGTCCACTTCCAGAAACCCGGCATCGCCGATGCCCAACTGGCCGCCGATCCGGAGAAGACCATCCGCTACTTCATGCGCCTGCCCGGCGACAGCGTCGAAGCCTTCGAGGCCCGACCTGCTGAGAAACGCAGCCTGGCCCTGCAGGAGGGGTTGGTGCGCTACAACTGGAGAACCGACCCGAACCAGGTCCTGCGTCCCGAGGAGGCCGCAGTCTTCACCGAGGCCTTTACGCGCACCGGCTTTACGGGCGGGATCAACTGGTATCGCAACTTCACTCGCAATTGGGAGCGATCGGAGCATCTGCCGCGGCGCATCGACGGCCTGCCTTGCCTGATGATCATGGCCGAGCACGATGTGGTCCTCCCGCCTTCCCTCTGCGACCGCATGGGAGAACAGATCGAAGACCTCGAAAAGGTGCTGATCAAAGGCAGCGGTCACTGGACCCAGCAAGAGAAACCGGCAGAGGTCAATGCGGCCATAGGGGCGTGGCTCGCTCGACGTTTCCCGGCCTGA